The Macaca thibetana thibetana isolate TM-01 chromosome 19, ASM2454274v1, whole genome shotgun sequence genome has a segment encoding these proteins:
- the USF2 gene encoding upstream stimulatory factor 2 isoform X3, whose translation MDMLDPGLDPAASATAAAAASHDKGPEAEEGVELQEGGDGPGAEEQTAVAITSVQQAAFGDHNIQYQFRTETNGGQVTYRVVQVTDGQLDGQGDTTGAVSVVSTAAFAGGQQAVTQAVIQNPFSNGGSPAAEAVSGEARFAYFPASSVGDTTAVSVQTTDQSLQAGGQFYVMMTPQDVLQTGTQRTIAPRTHPYSPKIDGTRTPRDERRRAQHNEVERRRRDKINNWIVQLSKIIPDCNADNSKTGASKGGILSKACDYIRELRQTNQRMQETFKEAERLQMDNELLRQQIEELKNENALLRAQLQQHNLEMVGESTRQ comes from the exons atggaCATGCTGGACCCGGGTCTGGATCCCGCTGCCTCGGCTACCGCTGCTGCCGCCGCCAG CCACGACAAGGGACCCGAGGCGGAGGAGGGTGTCGAGCTGCAGGAAG GCGGGGACGGCCCAGGAGCGGAGGAGCAGACAGCGGTGGCCATCACCAGCGTCCAGCAGGCGGCGTTCGGCGACCACAACATCCAGTACCAGTTCCGCACAGAGACAAATGGAGGACAG GTGACATACCGCGTAGTCCAGGTGACTGATGGTCAGCTGGACGGCCAGGGCGACACGACTGGCGCCGTCAGCGTCGTGTCCACCGCTGCCTTCGCGGGGGGGCAGCAGGCTGTGACCCAG GCTGTGATCCAAAATCCCTTCAGCAATGGTGGCAGCCCTGCGGCCGAGGCTGTCAGCGGGGAGGCACGATTTGCCTATTTCCCAGCGTCCAGTGTGGGAGATACTACGGCTGTGTCCGTACAGACCACAGACCAGAGCTTGCAGGCTGGAG GCCAGTTCTACGTCATGATGACGCCCCAGGATGTGCTTCAGACAGGAACACAGAGGACGATCGCCCCCCGGACACACCCCTACTCTCC AAAAATTGATGGAACCAGAACACCCCGAGATGAGAGGAGAAGAGCCCAGCACAATGAAG TGGAGCGGAGGCGAAGGGACAAGATCAACAACTGGATCGTCCAGCTTTCGAAAATCATTCCAGACTGTAATGCAGACAACAGCAAGACGGGAGCG AGTAAAGGAGGGATCCTGTCCAAGGCCTGCGATTACATCCGGGAGTTGCGCCAGACCAACCAGCGCATGCAAGAGACTTTCAAAGAGGCCGAGCGGCTGCAGATGGACAACGAGCTCCTGAGGCAGCAG ATCGAGGAGCTGAAGAATGAGAACGCCCTGCTTCGAGCCCAGCTGCAGCAGCACAACCTGGAGATGGTGGGCGAGAGCACCCGGCAGTGA
- the USF2 gene encoding upstream stimulatory factor 2 isoform X2 — translation MDMLDPGLDPAASATAAAAASHDKGPEAEEGVELQEGGDGPGAEEQTAVAITSVQQAAFGDHNIQYQFRTETNGGQVTYRVVQVTDGQLDGQGDTTGAVSVVSTAAFAGGQQAVTQVGVDGAAQRPGPAAASVPPGPAAPFPLAVIQNPFSNGGSPAAEAVSGEARFAYFPASSVGDTTAVSVQTTDQSLQAGGQFYVMMTPQDVLQTGTQRTIAPRTHPYSPKIDGTRTPRDERRRAQHNEVERRRRDKINNWIVQLSKIIPDCNADNSKTGASKGGILSKACDYIRELRQTNQRMQETFKEAERLQMDNELLRQQIEELKNENALLRAQLQQHNLEMVGESTRQ, via the exons atggaCATGCTGGACCCGGGTCTGGATCCCGCTGCCTCGGCTACCGCTGCTGCCGCCGCCAG CCACGACAAGGGACCCGAGGCGGAGGAGGGTGTCGAGCTGCAGGAAG GCGGGGACGGCCCAGGAGCGGAGGAGCAGACAGCGGTGGCCATCACCAGCGTCCAGCAGGCGGCGTTCGGCGACCACAACATCCAGTACCAGTTCCGCACAGAGACAAATGGAGGACAG GTGACATACCGCGTAGTCCAGGTGACTGATGGTCAGCTGGACGGCCAGGGCGACACGACTGGCGCCGTCAGCGTCGTGTCCACCGCTGCCTTCGCGGGGGGGCAGCAGGCTGTGACCCAGGTGGGTGTGGACGGGGCAGCCCAGCGCCCGGGCCCCGCCGCTGCCTCTGTGCCCCCAGGTCCTGCAGCGCCCTTCCCGCTG GCTGTGATCCAAAATCCCTTCAGCAATGGTGGCAGCCCTGCGGCCGAGGCTGTCAGCGGGGAGGCACGATTTGCCTATTTCCCAGCGTCCAGTGTGGGAGATACTACGGCTGTGTCCGTACAGACCACAGACCAGAGCTTGCAGGCTGGAG GCCAGTTCTACGTCATGATGACGCCCCAGGATGTGCTTCAGACAGGAACACAGAGGACGATCGCCCCCCGGACACACCCCTACTCTCC AAAAATTGATGGAACCAGAACACCCCGAGATGAGAGGAGAAGAGCCCAGCACAATGAAG TGGAGCGGAGGCGAAGGGACAAGATCAACAACTGGATCGTCCAGCTTTCGAAAATCATTCCAGACTGTAATGCAGACAACAGCAAGACGGGAGCG AGTAAAGGAGGGATCCTGTCCAAGGCCTGCGATTACATCCGGGAGTTGCGCCAGACCAACCAGCGCATGCAAGAGACTTTCAAAGAGGCCGAGCGGCTGCAGATGGACAACGAGCTCCTGAGGCAGCAG ATCGAGGAGCTGAAGAATGAGAACGCCCTGCTTCGAGCCCAGCTGCAGCAGCACAACCTGGAGATGGTGGGCGAGAGCACCCGGCAGTGA
- the USF2 gene encoding upstream stimulatory factor 2 isoform X1, with protein sequence MDMLDPGLDPAASATAAAAASHDKGPEAEEGVELQEGGDGPGAEEQTAVAITSVQQAAFGDHNIQYQFRTETNGGQVTYRVVQVTDGQLDGQGDTTGAVSVVSTAAFAGGQQAVTQVGVDGAAQRPGPAAASVPPGPAAPFPLAVIQNPFSNGGSPAAEAVSGEARFAYFPASSVGDTTAVSVQTTDQSLQAGGQFYVMMTPQDVLQTGTQRTIAPRTHPYSPKIDGTRTPRDERRRAQHNEVERRRRDKINNWIVQLSKIIPDCNADNSKTGASKGGILSKACDYIRELRQTNQRMQETFKEAERLQMDNELLRQQVGAGPGAGRGPGAPHARRWPSAPLSSVVSARSRS encoded by the exons atggaCATGCTGGACCCGGGTCTGGATCCCGCTGCCTCGGCTACCGCTGCTGCCGCCGCCAG CCACGACAAGGGACCCGAGGCGGAGGAGGGTGTCGAGCTGCAGGAAG GCGGGGACGGCCCAGGAGCGGAGGAGCAGACAGCGGTGGCCATCACCAGCGTCCAGCAGGCGGCGTTCGGCGACCACAACATCCAGTACCAGTTCCGCACAGAGACAAATGGAGGACAG GTGACATACCGCGTAGTCCAGGTGACTGATGGTCAGCTGGACGGCCAGGGCGACACGACTGGCGCCGTCAGCGTCGTGTCCACCGCTGCCTTCGCGGGGGGGCAGCAGGCTGTGACCCAGGTGGGTGTGGACGGGGCAGCCCAGCGCCCGGGCCCCGCCGCTGCCTCTGTGCCCCCAGGTCCTGCAGCGCCCTTCCCGCTG GCTGTGATCCAAAATCCCTTCAGCAATGGTGGCAGCCCTGCGGCCGAGGCTGTCAGCGGGGAGGCACGATTTGCCTATTTCCCAGCGTCCAGTGTGGGAGATACTACGGCTGTGTCCGTACAGACCACAGACCAGAGCTTGCAGGCTGGAG GCCAGTTCTACGTCATGATGACGCCCCAGGATGTGCTTCAGACAGGAACACAGAGGACGATCGCCCCCCGGACACACCCCTACTCTCC AAAAATTGATGGAACCAGAACACCCCGAGATGAGAGGAGAAGAGCCCAGCACAATGAAG TGGAGCGGAGGCGAAGGGACAAGATCAACAACTGGATCGTCCAGCTTTCGAAAATCATTCCAGACTGTAATGCAGACAACAGCAAGACGGGAGCG AGTAAAGGAGGGATCCTGTCCAAGGCCTGCGATTACATCCGGGAGTTGCGCCAGACCAACCAGCGCATGCAAGAGACTTTCAAAGAGGCCGAGCGGCTGCAGATGGACAACGAGCTCCTGAGGCAGCAGGTGGGTGCAGGGCCTGGAGCGGGTCGGGGCCCAGGAGCCCCACATGCAAGGCGCTGGCCCTCAGCTCCCTTGTCCTCCGTCGTGTCCGCCAGATCGAGGAGCTGA
- the HAMP gene encoding hepcidin, whose translation MALSSQIWATCLLLLLLLASLTSGSVFPQQTGQLAELQPQDRAGARASWTPMLQRRRRRDTHFPICIFCCGCCHRSKCGMCCRT comes from the exons ATGGCACTGAGCTCCCAGATCTGGGCCacttgcctcctcctccttctcctcctcgcCAGCCTGACCAGTGGCTCCGTTTTCCCACAACAG ACGGGACAACTTGCAGAGCTGCAACCTCAGGACAGAGCTGGAGCCAGGGCCAGCTGGACG CCCATGCTCCAGAGGCGAAGGAGGCGAGACACCCACTTCCCCATCTGCATTTTCTGCTGCGGCTGCTGTCATCGATCAAAGTGTGGGATGTGCTGCAGGACGTAG